A region from the Chionomys nivalis chromosome 22, mChiNiv1.1, whole genome shotgun sequence genome encodes:
- the Tmem250 gene encoding transmembrane protein 250 has product MPVMPIPRRVRSFHGPHTTCLHAACGPVRTSHLARTKYNNFDVYVKTRWLYGFIRFLLYFSCSLFTAALWGALAALFCLQYLGVRVLLRFQLKLSVLLLLLGRRRVDFRLMNELLIYGIHVTMLLVGGLGWCFMVFVDM; this is encoded by the coding sequence ATGCCGGTCATGCCCATCCCGCGGCGGGTGCGCTCCTTCCACGGCCCGCACACCACCTGCCTGCATGCAGCCTGCGGGCCAGTGAGGACCTCTCACCTGGCCCGCACCAAGTACAACAACTTCGATGTGTACGTCAAGACCCGCTGGCTCTACGGCTTTATCCGCTTCCTGCTCTACTTCAGCTGCAGCCTCTTCACAGCGGCCCTCTGGGGCGCTCTGGCCGCGCTCTTCTGCCTGCAGTACCTGGGAGTCCGCGTGCTGCTGCGTTTCCAGCTCAAGCTGtcggtgctgctgctgctgctggggcggAGGCGTGTGGACTTCCGCCTCATGAACGAGCTGCTCATCTACGGCATCCATGTGACCATGCTGCTCGTTGGGGGTCTGGGCTGGTGCTTCATGGTCTTTGTGGACATGTGA
- the LOC130864720 gene encoding 60S ribosomal protein L10-like, which translates to MGRRPARCYRYCKNKPYPKSRFCRGVPDAKIRIFDLGRKKAKVDEFPLCGHMVSDEYEQLSSEALEAARICANKYMVKSCGKDGFHIRVRLHPFHVIRINKMLSCAGADRLQTGMRGAFGKPQGTVARVHIGQVIMSIRTKLQNKEHVIEALRRAKFPGRQKIHISKKWGFTKFNADEFEDMVAEKRLIPDGCGVKYIPNRGPLDKWRALHS; encoded by the coding sequence ATGGGTCGCCGCCCCGCCCGGTGTTACCGGTATTGTAAGAACAAGCCGTACCCAAAGTCTCGCTTCTGCCGAGGTGTCCCTGATGCTAAAATCCGCATCTTTGACTTGGGACGGAAGAAGGCAAAAGTTGATGAATTCCCGCTTTGTGGCCACATGGTGTCAGATGAATACGAACAACTCTCTTCCGAAGCTCTGGAGGCTGCCCGTATTTGTGCCAACAAATACATGGTAAAGAGTTGTGGCAAGGATGGCTTTCATATTCGAGTGAGGCTTCACCCCTTTCATGTCATCCGAATCAACAAGATGTTGTCCTGTGCTGGGGCTGACAGACTCCAGACAGGCATGCGTGGTGCCTTTGGGAAGCCCCAGGGCACAGTGGCCAGGGTTCACATTGGCCAGGTCATCATGTCCATCCGCACTAAGCTGCAAAATAAGGAACATGTGATTGAGGCTCTTCGTAGAGCCAAGTTCCCTGGCCGCCAGAAGATCCACATCTCAAAGAAATGGGGCTTTACTAAGTTTAATGCAGATGAATTTGAAGATATGGTTGCTGAGAAGCGACTCATTCCTGATGGCTGTGGGGTCAAATATATTCCTAATCGTGGTCCCCTGGACAAGTGGCGAGCCCTACACTCCTGA